In a single window of the Acetivibrio clariflavus DSM 19732 genome:
- the mnmD gene encoding tRNA (5-methylaminomethyl-2-thiouridine)(34)-methyltransferase MnmD, with product MFIPDYLVNEHFGDRYFDVVNAIDEAQQIHFKNNNLLARIKSVIESNTPFIIGETGFGAGRIVVSLMEYLNKSNLENITIEYNTVELFPLSSERMLNILSGFRNRAEKEIDNLIKAYRAVDIDINGWHQIKIEQPFGCLYLNLWIGEALEMLNSLDKLCDAWFLDGHCPRKNPSMWRPELLMEIGRKTKKGGTCSSYTVSGVVKRALSDAGFDIVKLPGFGGKKEVLQGVKR from the coding sequence ATGTTTATACCGGATTATCTAGTAAATGAGCATTTTGGAGATAGATATTTCGACGTGGTTAATGCTATTGACGAAGCACAGCAAATTCATTTTAAAAATAACAATTTGCTTGCTCGAATAAAGTCCGTAATTGAATCCAATACTCCTTTTATAATTGGAGAAACTGGTTTCGGTGCAGGCCGTATAGTTGTCTCATTGATGGAATACCTAAACAAAAGCAATTTAGAAAATATTACAATAGAATACAATACTGTCGAACTTTTTCCATTAAGTTCTGAAAGAATGTTAAATATCTTAAGTGGATTTAGAAATCGGGCAGAAAAGGAAATTGATAACCTTATCAAAGCATATAGGGCTGTTGATATCGATATAAACGGATGGCACCAAATAAAAATTGAGCAACCTTTCGGATGCCTTTATCTCAACTTATGGATTGGTGAGGCACTGGAAATGTTAAATTCACTGGATAAACTTTGCGATGCTTGGTTTCTTGACGGCCACTGCCCAAGGAAAAATCCGTCAATGTGGCGTCCTGAACTGCTTATGGAAATAGGCAGAAAAACAAAAAAAGGAGGCACATGTTCCTCTTATACCGTTTCAGGTGTTGTCAAAAGAGCACTTTCTGATGCAGGTTTTGATATTGTAAAACTTCCCGGATTCGGTGGAAAAAAAGAAGTGCTTCAGGGAGTTAAACGTTGA